One window of the Salvia miltiorrhiza cultivar Shanhuang (shh) chromosome 6, IMPLAD_Smil_shh, whole genome shotgun sequence genome contains the following:
- the LOC130990879 gene encoding uncharacterized protein LOC130990879, whose protein sequence is MDNRLNSREDAYTSPSFNSYSSDRLAELAVQISAEKSGDDNEEDEDFEFSLVREDFKEFSAEDFVYDGKLGPIFPVFNRDLLLRDGGGDDQSESSIQVPLSQLLLEDRGSGNDNPPSCSSSEADELESVPAGTYCVWRPKASDLRSPSRCKKSKSTGSASKRWKFRDLMRRSNSDGKDSLVFLTPKNREEKLPAEIPKKLKGKGGSSSGAAARSAHEALYVRNRAMNEVDRKKSYLPYRQDLVGFFINVNALGKGLPHF, encoded by the coding sequence ATGGATAACAGGCTAAACAGCAGAGAAGATGCATATACGAGCCCTAGCTTCAACAGCTATTCATCCGATAGATTAGCCGAACTCGCCGTTCAAATCTCCGCGGAGAAGAGCGGAGACGACAACGAAGAAGACGAAGATTTCGAATTCTCTCTGGTGCGCGAGGATTTCAAGGAGTTTTCAGCCGAGGATTTCGTCTACGACGGCAAGCTCGGCCCGATCTTTCCGGTGTTCAACCGCGATCTCCTGCTGCGCGACGGCGGCGGAGACGATCAGAGCGAATCGAGCATTCAGGTTCCGCTGAGTCAGCTCCTCCTCGAAGATCGCGGCAGCGGCAATGATAATCCGCCGTCGTGCTCGTCGTCGGAAGCCGACGAGCTCGAGAGCGTTCCGGCCGGCACGTACTGCGTCTGGCGGCCGAAGGCGTCGGATCTTCGGTCGCCGAGCCGGTGTAAGAAGAGCAAGTCCACTGGATCCGCGTCGAAGCGGTGGAAGTTTCGCGATTTGATGCGGCGGAGCAATAGCGACGGAAAGGACAGTTTGGTCTTTCTGACGCCGAAGAACAGAGAGGAGAAATTGCCGGCGGAAATTCCTAAAAAATTGAAAGGAAAAGGAGGCTCCAGCTCCGGTGCGGCGGCGCGTTCGGCGCACGAAGCGCTGTATGTACGGAACAGGGCGATGAACGAAGTCGATAGGAAGAAATCGTATCTACCTTACCGGCAAGATCTGGTAGGATTCTTCATAAACGTCAACGCTCTGGGTAAAGGTTTGCCACActtctag
- the LOC130989435 gene encoding peptidyl-prolyl cis-trans isomerase FKBP18, chloroplastic-like, which translates to MASSRTLQKFIPKNPQLFSEPTIHVCQNAAVPPLPVSRRCAILISVLPFCIVALPQTLLARERRSRKTIPIEDYIVTPDGLKYYDIVEGKGPVAEKGSTVQVHFDCLYRGITAVSSRESKLLAGNRSIAQPYVFQVGAVPGKERKREFVDSPNGLFSAQAAPKPPKAMYVVTEGMRVGGKRTVIVPPDAGYGPKGMNEIPPGAEFELNIELLEVVPPEGK; encoded by the exons ATGGCTTCTTCAAGAACCCTCCAAAAATTTATTCCCAAAAATCCCCAATTATTTTCAGAACCCACAATTCACGTATGCCAAAATGCTGCTGTTCCGCCATTGCCAGTTTCAAGAAGGTGTGCAATTCTCATCTCCGTTCTACCATTCTGCATTGTTGCTCTTCCTCAGACATTACTAGCTAGAGAGAGACGCAGTAGGAAGACCATCCCTATTGAAGACTATATCGTTACTC CTGATGGGCTTAAGTACTATGATATTGTCGAAGGGAAGGGTCCAGTTGCCGAAAAAGGATCGACTGTGCAG GTGCATTTTGATTGTTTATATCGCGGCATTACAGCTGTGTCGAGCCGGGAATCCAAGCTCTTGGCCGGGAATAGAAGCATTGCCCAG CCTTATGTGTTCCAAGTTGGAGCTGTGCCGGGGAAAGAGCGAAAGCGTGAGTTTGTGGACAGTCCGAATGGTTTGTTCTCTGCACAGGCTGCACCAAAACCTCCAAAAGCTATGTATGTGGTGACAGAGGGCATGAGAGTTGGAGGGAAG AGAACTGTGATTGTACCCCCGGATGCTGGTTATGGGCCGAAAGGAATGAATGAAATCCCG CCGGGGGCTGAATTTGAGCTAAATATCGAGCTTTTGGAAGTAGTACCACCCGAAGGCAAGTGA